The DNA segment TTATTTGCACATCGAGTCTAAGCTAATAAGTATTATTTTTGCTGCATTGGTAATGGACACGTTCTCTCTCGTTTTGGCTCAAGGCGAAATTGCAGATTTGCTAATGGATAATTCTACTACGGCGCAAACAACCGTGAGAGaagcaaataaaattgtatCGGAAGTGAAAAACTCCACAGATGGTTCAATGACAATTCCAGCCGGAAATATCTCAAGCATCGGCCTCTATCTCATAATTGGCGCTGTATCCTTTTTTACCGTTGTTGGAAATCTGCTTGTGATTATGTCTGTGCTTATTTTTCACAAGCTACGAAAGGTTCGAAACATGTTCATTGTCAGCCTTGCGTTGGCTGACCTAATAATGGGGGGCGTTGTTTTACCCATGGGAGCTCACAGCGCCGTAACTTCGCAATGGATTCTGGGAAAATTTGGGTGCCATATATGGACTTCCGTAGATGTTTTGAGCGTCACAGCAAGCATTTGCACCCTCTGTGCGATCTCCCTTGATCGTTTCGTTGCTATTACCATGCCGTTTAAATACTCGAGGAAAATGACTCGTGTGAGAGCAGCATTCGTCATTAGTTTTATTTGGATTATTTCCGCCGCAATTTCCTTTATTCCGATAAATATGGGTTGGTGGAAAACAACCGATTCCGAAGATGAACGCTATGAGAGAGGAGAAAGTTGTGACTTCCACGTCAGTAAGACTTACGCGGTCGTATCATCCTGTATTTCATTCTATATTCCGCTTATCGTCATGGTTATTGCATATTCCATCGTATTTAAAAGTAAGtcaagaaattttgtttaatttaggcaacttaaatataacaaaattattttaattaacttaCTCTTTCCAATTCTTTGTTATTATCTGCCCTTACAGAAGTTACAGTTAACAAAAAAGTGATAACTTCTTTCTTAGTTGCAATTCAAAAGAGGGAAAAAATTCGCAACAGAAGAGGAATGTACAAGAAACCTTCCACGATTGGAGTGAGAAATTTCGTATGGGGTAGCGGAGAATACAGGGCGGTCTTTACCATGGGAATCATCATGGGCACATTCTGCGCCTGTTGGCTGCCCTTTTTCATCGTGAATATCGTGACTGTACGCCTTCAAACCTTTGGTTATATGTTGAGTTTCACGTACCCATACTTCCACTgaaagcacaataaaacattagcagaaaatgacttttttgtGTCATAGCGCTGTCTTTTTGTCATGCTTGAAATACTATGCTTTGCGGTACTTTCCACCTCTGTTAGTTTGAAGCACTGAGTGGCTTAATTGTTACGTGCTGCCCTACATACCTTTCATTATCTATATTAATTTTATATGTATACTGTGCTTTTCTTGGTTGTAACCGATTTGTTTAAACACTATTCGTTCGCTAAAGTACAGGTCTGTTCAAATCAATACCAGAAAACCTGTAACAAATTTGCATGAAActtaatgattttttgttttgtttcaggcTTATTGCGGTGACTGCATTGATCCAACCGCCTTCACAGTATTGAATTGGCTCGGCTACTCAAACAGTCTCTTTAATCCGATTATTTATTGTCACAGCAAAGAATTTCGAGAAGCCTTTAAAAGGTTACTTTTATGCGGCATATGTCGCGAAGGTGAGACAATTCCAATACGTTGATCAAATTTTCAGATTCCTGACACACCATATAATACGACAACGCAGAATTGTAAttacttcaaaaaatattgtttcaagTCATCATAACAATGACTTTTGATTTTAACGAGACAGGTTTTGATGAGACGTCGATGTCGTCCTTATCCGTATCTTACACTCCCACGGCAAGCGGAAGGGCGAGTATACGCTCAGAAAACAGCTTTCCTTTCCTCATAAACATGTTTTCTTCTGACTCGCGTCGGCTCTCTGGAAAAACGAGCAACGTTGGCATCACGAATAACGCGGAATACTACTCCAACGGATACCTATCTTCCAGACGATCAAGTTTGTGTAACGGTGGAATCCGCCGGACATCTTACTCCAGTGAGGGTGGAAAATTACTTTACGGGCGCCGCGGCAGTGGCATAGATTCTTGTTCTATTAACTCCGCCAAATCAACTGACTCCGATGAATCCAATCAGCTCCTACCTCGGTTAGACGAAGCGGCGGAAACCGAAAGCGCTTGCGGAGTGGAGATGGACAACTTGCAAGAAACGGATGCTCCGTCGGCAAGCCAAACAAGCCCGAGTACGCATTCCTTTTAAGGAATTGGCAGCATATGCTAGAAAATGAACGTATGGGCTAATTACTACAATGGGGTTATTTTACAATCTGTTAATTACTCacttaatattttacaaatatattttgacGTGTATAGGCTAGACTATATAAGGCGTGTTTCGTGATGTTCATACCATTTTAGATGTACTTTATCTACAATAATATTCACAAACCCTCAAATCAACGTGATCTTTGCAATCAGACAGCATTTAAAAGACtacatatactgtacttgGTAAAAAGTgctcatttttaaaacaagcaCATACTGACGTACCGTAAGTCCAGGAGAAAACCCTTACATAGCGATATTAAGCGCTTGTTTTAGGTTGGGTATTGTATAGGAGTATTTTGCTGATTGTGCTGTATATACAACTATGACAAAGCAAGAACATATCGTTT comes from the Clavelina lepadiformis chromosome 5, kaClaLepa1.1, whole genome shotgun sequence genome and includes:
- the LOC143460762 gene encoding beta-1 adrenergic receptor-like, encoding MSNPSKNMLPQAQSQAQRRCRKSRTFKNCGTLKALRYLHIESKLISIIFAALVMDTFSLVLAQGEIADLLMDNSTTAQTTVREANKIVSEVKNSTDGSMTIPAGNISSIGLYLIIGAVSFFTVVGNLLVIMSVLIFHKLRKVRNMFIVSLALADLIMGGVVLPMGAHSAVTSQWILGKFGCHIWTSVDVLSVTASICTLCAISLDRFVAITMPFKYSRKMTRVRAAFVISFIWIISAAISFIPINMGWWKTTDSEDERYERGESCDFHVSKTYAVVSSCISFYIPLIVMVIAYSIVFKIAIQKREKIRNRRGMYKKPSTIGVRNFVWGSGEYRAVFTMGIIMGTFCACWLPFFIVNIVTAYCGDCIDPTAFTVLNWLGYSNSLFNPIIYCHSKEFREAFKRLLLCGICREGFDETSMSSLSVSYTPTASGRASIRSENSFPFLINMFSSDSRRLSGKTSNVGITNNAEYYSNGYLSSRRSSLCNGGIRRTSYSSEGGKLLYGRRGSGIDSCSINSAKSTDSDESNQLLPRLDEAAETESACGVEMDNLQETDAPSASQTSPSTHSF